The sequence AAACCTGGTCCAACTTCCCAGGAGCAGGAACTAGGTTACTTTCTTGAGACAGGTCTACAGAGAGCCCATGTCATCCACTTTAAGAACGGGTAAGACAAAGACTTCTTACTCACCTCTGCTCTTGCAAGGTCCAGAAACTCTTCGATGCTAACTTCTCCACAGGCAATGAGAAGCCACCAGATGGCACCAAAGCAATATTTTTTGGTCTTGCCCTCAGCACAAAACAAAACTTGGCAGTGTCGCTATgattggttccaaaaaaaaaaaaaaaaaaaagcacattggcAAATGGTATTGTTCCCATTTGCAGTTTTTAATCATCTAAGAAGTTGCTGAATTCAGGCTAAAACTAATAGTGGTCATCTTGAAAATGGGTGCAAGACTTGTTCATGATCCAAGAATTGTTTATTAATTCACCTAccacatttgttttcatgaaCCCTTTTTCAGAAACCTGACGCAAGGTGTCGGGCGATTTCGAGAAATTCTCCGAGCCATCGAGACCAGGACAACGCAGAATCTGCGCATGGTATGGAATGAGCTACGACTTTGGCTTTTGTTAGGTGACAGACTTTGTTCAGGCCTCCCGTTGAATTGGACAGTACTTACTTTGTCGCAGATGCAGTTGTATCCGAAAGCGCTCTGGAAATACACGTGCGCCCCTTTGTGCGTTTAGACCATTGCCAGACAGCTTGCCGAGATCTTGCTCCGAGGAATGTGCGAGCAGAGTTACTGGTCTCCTGTGGAAGACCCGCCCACCGTGTCACCGCTGGACGATCCTACGCGACAAGGTCACATCCAGAGCAAAAAGTACAGCTTAGGCCGACGCCCACGAGTGTACTCGGGAGAGAAGTAAGCAAAAATGTTTGCGCTGTCAGTCGAGCATCAGCACATGTTCAAAATCATCTCTTGCTGTCATTGACTGTTCACGTTATTACCGGTACGGACTGCTGTTTTAAGCCGATATTCATTCGCAATAAAGAGGtgtcttttgtttctttctttctttgtttgttttgaacgaAACAAACTcaacactttattttattttgtgtttactaTCCCATTCGTAATGTGCACTGTTTTCAAGTGTCTTAGTTCTGTTCTTGTTTTGAATTccacctttctttctttctttctttctttctttctttctttctttctttctttctttctttctttctttctttctttctttctttctttctttctttctttctttctttctttctttctttctttctttctttctttctttctttctttctttctttctttctttctttctttctttctttccttctttctttctttctttctttctttctttctttctttctcgctCCCCCACAGTCTTTTTTGCCCCCAGGAGAACACGGAAGAAGCATTATTGCTGCTCCTCATCAGTGAGTCCATGGTAAGTGCCATAcgggggggggtggggtcatCCAAGGTCATCCGTTCTCACCATCAAAACGCTTTCTTCCCTGCTGTGTCCGTATCCCAGGCCAACCGCGATGCCGTCCTGAGCAGGATTCCGGAGCACAATAATGATCGAATCATTAGTCTCCAGTCTGCCTCTGTGGTCTATGACCTGCTGACCATCGCTTTGGGCAGGAGGGGGCAGTATGAGATGCTATCAGAGGCAAGTCACATGCCAGTCTTCCTGTAGATACATACACAATCACGCACTGTCCaaacatggagaaaaaaaacaacaacatattattatatcatattAGGAAAGGTCTCCTTATTCATCCGCTTTTCTCTAGTGCTTGGAGCGAGCCATGAAGTTTGCCTTTGAGGAGTTCCACTTATGGTACCAGCTTGCACTGTCTTTAATGGCCGCGGGCAAATCTGCTCGCGCCGTTAAAGTTCTGAAGGAGTGCATCCGTCTCAAGCCGGATGACCCCACCATCCCGCTGCTGGCGGTCAAACTGTGCATCGGACCCCTGCACTGGGTAACCACTCAAGTCACAAACCATAACACGTGTTGACATTTGAATGCTTCTCCATCTACTTCTACTCCTAGTTGGATGAGGGTGAGTGCTTTGCCAAAATGGTGATTGACATGGGGGAGAAAGCAGCGGAGTTTCGAGCAAAAGGCTATCTGGCCGCCGGACTGGTTTATAGCCTCAAAGCCACAGAAGGTACGTttgtttgcagcagcagcagcgttaTTCTATGTTGGCCTTTTTGAAGCTTACAAAAGTATATGAAAAACATTGGCTGAGATGCGGCAAACGGATGCCTGCTTATGGGGAAACGGGAGCTCGCTTGAGGGCACAAACCGTTTCACAAATTCAAATCCCATTCATGAACATAGCAATGAAGACAATTGTGTGTGCGATTTGAATTTAAGAACATCCCCGTTCCAGGCCCATTGTGTCTTTGTACAGTACacctgactgtttttttttttttgtctttctcccTTTCACGTCTCAACAGCATCATTGCGAAGCACCCAAGAAGAGTACCAGAGAAAAGCTTTGGCAGCCTTTCAGAGGTTTGCTGTCTCTTTCACTTCTTTCAGAACACGCCTTCCTTTTTTGGACTCCTAAAGTTCACATTTGTAACCCTCCTAGACTAAGGTTGCCTTCACATTTTCTAATGTGCACGGCGGGATGAACAGATCTGAATGGCATTTTTGAACACAGCCATTTCCTCTCTGTCTTTGGACAGAGCTCAGAGTTTATCTCCAAGCGATCATCTGGCAGCCTTCTACCTTGCACTGCAGCTCGCTGTGTCCAGACAGGTAACCGGAGAGTCACAACCTGCGGATGATCTGCAGATGGAAAGTAGtccatgtgtatgtatatgtgtgtacgTGTAGATACCCGAGGCGCTAGGCTATGTTCGACAGGCCTTGCAGCTTCAAGGGGATGACGTTCACTCCCTTCACCTGCTGGCCCTGCTTCTCTCAGCACAGAAACACTACCAGGACGGTCTGAATATCATCGAAATGGCCCTATCTGAGTATCCCGAGAACTTCAAGTAAGATGCACACAAGCGCGCGTGATCCAGCTCATTTCAACCGCAGTCTGACAATCTTGCGCCCGAAAGCTTGCTTTACACCAAGGTGAAGTTAGAGAGCATGTGCCGAGGATCAGAAGACGCTTTGCTCACCTGCAAACACATGCTGCAGATCTGGAAGAGCTTCTACAACCTGACAAATCCCAGGTATGCTGGCACGCATTCACCACGGCTCCATGACAATGTGGGCGCTCGAAGGTTTTGCGTGTCTAAAAGGCATTTTTAATGTTGTGGCAGTGATTCGGGGCGCGGGAGCAGTTTGTtggacagagccgtcgctgaccGACGACAGCTAAATGCAATGACTCTGCCGGACTTCAGTGACCCAGATACAGGTAGGAACATATTGGTCGCTGGGCTAGTCATTTTGTATTCATTGTACATCGTcttgattattttgtttttcatttctttatttgctCATTAATCCTAAACTATATTCACGCATAGGGTAGATtgtatgatctttttttttttccctctctcaaTTTCACTCTTGACAATTTTGCCTTCCTTTCTTTTCCATTGGTTTATTTGTTTGACTGTTTGTGTTTTAGCCTCAGGTTCTTCCTCCTCTCACACTGGTTCCGAACCAGTGTCCCCCACCTCTCCCTCCAGCTTCTCCACTGTGTCTTCCCCGCTCTCCTCCCCACTGCCTAGCCCTTGTCCACTTTTCATCCTCCAGCCTCCACCCAAAAAATCTTCCTTCTTGCCTCCgcctccctctcctcctcctccccaccTGATGAGCGGCAAAGCCAGGACTCCCTCCTTTTGCAACCACATCACTCTTCGCCAGCTTTCCTCCAGCTGTAACGTGCCTCTAGCTTCTCTCAGCCCGTAGCATGGTGTGCGTTGTGATggcgagcacacacacacacacacacacaca is a genomic window of Syngnathus typhle isolate RoL2023-S1 ecotype Sweden linkage group LG16, RoL_Styp_1.0, whole genome shotgun sequence containing:
- the ttc7b gene encoding tetratricopeptide repeat protein 7B isoform X4 — translated: MTAKKSGSRLETEIERCRSEGQWDRIPELVRQLSAKLISNDDLGELLLGECKLLTYLKENPIKQGASPRGPRPKLVEVRKHLTAALDRGNLKADYLQEASLLMAKLSYVEAEYKDALGHYNRVNIDDMQLAGAPVYRLCMIAEAYATKGLCLEKVPAASPLLSNQNAGSPSSNRNRTEREQEIIICYEKSGDIALLYLQEAEKALSAGIQNRSPKPGPTSQEQELGYFLETGLQRAHVIHFKNGNLTQGVGRFREILRAIETRTTQNLRMTIARQLAEILLRGMCEQSYWSPVEDPPTVSPLDDPTRQGHIQSKKYSLGRRPRVYSGENLFCPQENTEEALLLLLISESMANRDAVLSRIPEHNNDRIISLQSASVVYDLLTIALGRRGQYEMLSECLERAMKFAFEEFHLWYQLALSLMAAGKSARAVKVLKECIRLKPDDPTIPLLAVKLCIGPLHWLDEGECFAKMVIDMGEKAAEFRAKGYLAAGLVYSLKATEASLRSTQEEYQRKALAAFQRAQSLSPSDHLAAFYLALQLAVSRQIPEALGYVRQALQLQGDDVHSLHLLALLLSAQKHYQDGLNIIEMALSEYPENFNLLYTKVKLESMCRGSEDALLTCKHMLQIWKSFYNLTNPSDSGRGSSLLDRAVADRRQLNAMTLPDFSDPDTASGSSSSHTGSEPVSPTSPSSFSTVSSPLSSPLPSPCPLFILQPPPKKSSFLPPPPSPPPPHLMSGKARTPSFCNHITLRQLSSSCGPQDANVLGFSSMFSVCSVHATSIAASRVEQALSEVASSLQSSAPKHGPLHPWLTLAQIWLHAAEVYIGMSKPAEASACTQEAANLFPTSHNVLFMRGQIAELRGNIDEAKRWYEEALSINPTHVKTMQRLGLILHQLQRYSLSEKVLRDAVQVNSTAHDVWNSLGEVLQAQGNAAAATECFLTALELEASSPILPFTIIPRAL
- the ttc7b gene encoding tetratricopeptide repeat protein 7B isoform X2, with protein sequence MTAKKSGSRLETEIERCRSEGQWDRIPELVRQLSAKLISNDDLGELLLGECKLLTYLKENPIKQGASPRGPRPKLVEVRKHLTAALDRGNLKADYLQEASLLMAKLSYVEAEYKDALGHYNRVNIDDMQLAGAPVYRLCMIAEAYATKGLCLEKVPAASPLLSNQNAGSPSSNRNRTEREQEIIICYEKSGDIALLYLQEAEKALSAGIQNRSPKPGPTSQEQELGYFLETGLQRAHVIHFKNGNLTQGVGRFREILRAIETRTTQNLRMTIARQLAEILLRGMCEQSYWSPVEDPPTVSPLDDPTRQGHIQSKKYSLGRRPRVYSGENLFCPQENTEEALLLLLISESMANRDAVLSRIPEHNNDRIISLQSASVVYDLLTIALGRRGQYEMLSECLERAMKFAFEEFHLWYQLALSLMAAGKSARAVKVLKECIRLKPDDPTIPLLAVKLCIGPLHWLDEGECFAKMVIDMGEKAAEFRAKGYLAAGLVYSLKATEASLRSTQEEYQRKALAAFQRAQSLSPSDHLAAFYLALQLAVSRQIPEALGYVRQALQLQGDDVHSLHLLALLLSAQKHYQDGLNIIEMALSEYPENFNLLYTKVKLESMCRGSEDALLTCKHMLQIWKSFYNLTNPSDSGRGSSLLDRAVADRRQLNAMTLPDFSDPDTGSVHATSIAASRVEQALSEVASSLQSSAPKHGPLHPWLTLAQIWLHAAEVYIGMSKPAEASACTQEAANLFPTSHNVLFMRGQIAELRGNIDEAKRWYEEALSINPTHVKTMQRLGLILHQLQRYSLSEKVLRDAVQVNSTAHDVWNSLGEVLQAQGNAAAATECFLTALELEASSPILPFTIIPRAL
- the ttc7b gene encoding tetratricopeptide repeat protein 7B isoform X1, coding for MTAKKSGSRLETEIERCRSEGQWDRIPELVRQLSAKLISNDDLGELLLGECKLLTYLKENPIKQGASPRGPRPKLVEVRKHLTAALDRGNLKADYLQEASLLMAKLSYVEAEYKDALGHYNRVNIDDMQLAGAPVYRLCMIAEAYATKGLCLEKVPAASPLLSNQNAGSPSSNRNRTEREQEIIICYEKSGDIALLYLQEAEKALSAGIQNRSPKPGPTSQEQELGYFLETGLQRAHVIHFKNGNLTQGVGRFREILRAIETRTTQNLRMTIARQLAEILLRGMCEQSYWSPVEDPPTVSPLDDPTRQGHIQSKKYSLGRRPRVYSGENLFCPQENTEEALLLLLISESMANRDAVLSRIPEHNNDRIISLQSASVVYDLLTIALGRRGQYEMLSECLERAMKFAFEEFHLWYQLALSLMAAGKSARAVKVLKECIRLKPDDPTIPLLAVKLCIGPLHWLDEGECFAKMVIDMGEKAAEFRAKGYLAAGLVYSLKATEASLRSTQEEYQRKALAAFQRAQSLSPSDHLAAFYLALQLAVSRQIPEALGYVRQALQLQGDDVHSLHLLALLLSAQKHYQDGLNIIEMALSEYPENFNLLYTKVKLESMCRGSEDALLTCKHMLQIWKSFYNLTNPSDSGRGSSLLDRAVADRRQLNAMTLPDFSDPDTASGSSSSHTGSEPVSPTSPSSFSTVSSPLSSPLPSPCPLFILQPPPKKSSFLPPPPSPPPPHLMSGKARTPSFCNHITLRQLSSSCSVHATSIAASRVEQALSEVASSLQSSAPKHGPLHPWLTLAQIWLHAAEVYIGMSKPAEASACTQEAANLFPTSHNVLFMRGQIAELRGNIDEAKRWYEEALSINPTHVKTMQRLGLILHQLQRYSLSEKVLRDAVQVNSTAHDVWNSLGEVLQAQGNAAAATECFLTALELEASSPILPFTIIPRAL
- the ttc7b gene encoding tetratricopeptide repeat protein 7B isoform X3, whose product is MTAKKSGSRLETEIERCRSEGQWDRIPELVRQLSAKLISNDDLGELLLGECKLLTYLKENPIKQGASPRGPRPKLVEVRKHLTAALDRGNLKADYLQEASLLMAKLSYVEAEYKDALGHYNRVNIDDMQLAGAPVYRLCMIAEAYATKGLCLEKVPAASPLLSNQNAGSPSSNRNRTEREQEIIICYEKSGDIALLYLQEAEKALSAGIQNRSPKPGPTSQEQELGYFLETGLQRAHVIHFKNGNLTQGVGRFREILRAIETRTTQNLRMTIARQLAEILLRGMCEQSYWSPVEDPPTVSPLDDPTRQGHIQSKKYSLGRRPRVYSGENLFCPQENTEEALLLLLISESMANRDAVLSRIPEHNNDRIISLQSASVVYDLLTIALGRRGQYEMLSECLERAMKFAFEEFHLWYQLALSLMAAGKSARAVKVLKECIRLKPDDPTIPLLAVKLCIGPLHWLDEGECFAKMVIDMGEKAAEFRAKGYLAAGLVYSLKATEASLRSTQEEYQRKALAAFQRAQSLSPSDHLAAFYLALQLAVSRQIPEALGYVRQALQLQGDDVHSLHLLALLLSAQKHYQDGLNIIEMALSEYPENFNLLYTKVKLESMCRGSEDALLTCKHMLQIWKSFYNLTNPSDSGRGSSLLDRAVADRRQLNAMTLPDFSDPDTASGSSSSHTGSEPVSPTSPSSFSTVSSPLSSPLPSPCPLFILQPPPKKSSFLPPPPSPPPPHLMSGKARTPSFCNHITLRQLSSSWLLSFFSHPHIFEGGPQDANVLGFSSMFSVCK